The Conexivisphaerales archaeon genome has a segment encoding these proteins:
- a CDS encoding (2Fe-2S)-binding protein: MKVNMRLNGRQIEAEAEDNELLLDFIRDRLGVKSVKAACWRGECGTCMAIVNGKAMKTCLMLAVEADGADIITAEGLGGQGGLSPLQRIFVKHGAMQCGFCTPAFVVNVHYLLTENPEASDEEIKEKLSGMICRCGTYNQMLPAIREAKRLYLKRKK, translated from the coding sequence ATGAAGGTAAATATGAGATTGAACGGCAGGCAGATCGAAGCTGAAGCAGAAGATAACGAACTTCTGCTGGACTTCATAAGGGATAGACTGGGTGTAAAGAGTGTTAAGGCTGCTTGCTGGAGAGGAGAATGCGGCACATGCATGGCTATCGTCAACGGAAAAGCCATGAAGACGTGTCTTATGCTAGCAGTTGAGGCTGACGGTGCAGATATTATTACGGCAGAGGGACTGGGTGGACAGGGAGGTCTATCTCCTCTGCAGAGGATATTCGTTAAACATGGTGCAATGCAGTGCGGCTTCTGCACGCCTGCCTTTGTTGTGAACGTGCACTACCTGCTGACTGAGAACCCTGAGGCGAGCGACGAAGAGATAAAGGAGAAGCTGAGCGGAATGATCTGCAGGTGTGGCACGTACAACCAAATGCTCCCTGCAATAAGAGAGGCCAAAAGGCTCTATTTGAAAAGAAAGAAATGA